CAGTGAACCGGGTCTTCTTTCGTATCCAGGCGTCGATGAAAGGCCAGGCGAACATGACGAAGACGATGAACCCGGTGGAGAGAATCGCGAACGTGCCGGAAAAGAGCTTCAGCCAGCGAAAGGCGACGTAGAAGAACCACTCGGGCTTGATGACCTCGGGCGTCACCAGTGGATTGGCCTTCGGTCCCATCGTCACCGGGAGCGCCGTCGCGAGGGTGGAGAGGAGAATCATCAGGATGAGGCCGATCAGGATCTCGGTGTAGGCGTGATCGGGCCAGAAGTTAAACGGCTTCTGCGGCACGTCCTTCTCCGATTCGAAACGGAACTCGGTCACACCCTGGAGCCGTATGAGGGCGATGTGGACTCCGAGGAGCAGGATGAGGAGAACGGGGAGGACGGCGGCGTGCAGGATGAAAAAGCGCGGCAGCGTCTGCCGCCCGTAGGTCTCGGCGCCAAGGAGCAGCTCCCTCAGGACGCTTCCGACGACGGGAACGCTTCCGGTGAGGTTCGCCGCCACCGTGGCGCCCCAGAACGAGAGCTGCTCGTAGACGAGGCTGTAACCGGTGAAGCCGAGCATGAGCGTCGACATGAGGAGGGCCATCCCCACCATCCAGTTCGGCTCGCGCGGCTTGAGATAGGCTCCCGTGAAGTAGACTCGCATCTGATGGAGGATGACCGCGGCGATCATGAGCGTCGCGCCCCATTTGTGGAGCCCCCTCAGATACCAGCCGAAGGCGGCCTCCTCGGTGATGTAGCGAACGGATTCATAGGCCGTCTGAGTGCTCGACTCGTAATAGATGGCGAGGAGAATCCCGGTCACGACTTGAACGACGAAGAGGTAGGCGGGTGTCCCGCCGATACAGAACCACCAGCGCTTCAGATGATGGGGAACGGGCTCGTTGGTGAGCTCGCGAAACGAGTCGAGGTCCACCGGAATCCGGTCTCGAAGCCAGGTCACGACGGCGTTCACGTCAGGCCTTTCCGCTGGACGAGAGCGAGTCCGGACCTTCGGGACCGCGAGCCACGTCGGCGAGCGGGACTTCGATGAACAGAAGTCCGTTCTCGATCTTGAGGGGGAACTGGGACAGGGACTGCCCGGCCTCGCCCGGCGGCCCGCCGATGCCCACTCCTTCGGGAGTGAAGATGCCGTTGTGGCAAGGACAGAAGTAGCGGTCGTTCTGGGGCTCCCAATGCACCTGGCAGCCGAGGTGAGGGCAGACGCTCGAAAGGGCGAGAAAATCCTCGATCCCCACGCCCGCGCCCTTGCGGGTGACGTTGACGGTTGCGCCGTTCGGCGTCGTGTAAACAAGCGACTCCCCGACACCGAGGCTCGCGAGATCGGTCACGAACAGGAAGCCGGTTTCTGCTGGCCGGGCGGGATAGAGAAAGCGGGCCGCCACCGCTGCCAGACTTCCGTAGGCGGCGACGAGGCCTCCACCCATGAGGTAGCCGGCGAGGCGTTTCAGCGTCGATCGACGCGACTCGACGTCGTTTCTTTCCTGCTCCGACATTTCCTCCTCAAAACGGTTGAAAGGCGGACGATGCGAATCGCGGCAGCGCGAGCAAATGGGCGATGGGATAGGCGTAGGCGATGAGAATGAGAACGGCGGCGACCGCCGTCCAGAGCCCGAACCGATCCCAGAGACCCGCCGAGCCGCTCACGGGCACGAGCGGTCTCGCGAACTCGATCGCCGGCCGCTCCGGGCGCTTTTCTCCGAGCACCGAGACGATGAGAACCACCAACCAGAGCGCCGAGCTCACGAAGAGCACGACGCCGCCGATGGCCGAGACAACCGTGAGGGACGCCCAGGATGCCGCCACCTCGCTCCCTCCGAACGCGGCGCTGTAGACGCGACGCGGCATCCCCATGATGCCGGTGATGTGGGAGGTGATGCTGAACAACATCATCCCGACGAACCAGGTGTACGGCTGGGCGAGCGCGAGCGCCCGCAGGCGGACGGGATAGCCGGTGAGCCGGGGCAGCATCCAATAGCTGAATCCCATGAACGTGAGGGCGACGGCCGTTCCGACCGTCAGGTGAAAATGACCCTGGATCCAGGAAGTGTTCTTCACCATCGTGTTCATCGCGTAGGCGGCGTTGATGGCGCCGCCGAAGCCGCCGATGGCAAAGGTCACCATCGCCAGGGCGACGCTCGCGAAGAACGGATCCTTCCACGGCAAGACGGCGATCCAGTCGAAGAGCCCCGTCGCCCCCTTCAGCCGTCCCGCCACTTCGAACGAGGCGATGACCGAAAAGGCGGTGACGAAGCTCGGAAACAGGATGGCGTAGGTCGTCACGGTGTGAAGCAGCTTCCAGCCAGAAGTGATTCCCGGGTCGCTGAACTGGTGGTGGAAACCTACCGGCGTCGAGAACAGAACGAACAGGATGAACACCACACGAGTGAGACGGTCGCTGAAGAGACGGCCGCCGATGGCCTCGGGAATGATCGTGTACCAGACCACGTAAGCGGGGACGAGCCAGAAATAGGTGAGCGGATGGCCGAACCACCAGAAGAAGGTCCGCGCCACGATCGGGTCGACCTTGTCCACCAGGCCGAAAGACCAGGGGAGGAGCATGCCGACGACTTCCACGGCGAGGCCGGCGGTGGCGAGGATCCAGATGACGACGGTCACGACCATCCCGTGCACGGCAAGGGGGACGGCTTCGTCCCGGTTCTTGGACCGCCAGACAAGGTAGGTCCGGATCATCACCCAGCACCAGATCCAGGACCCGACGACGAGAAGCGTCGCTCCTACGTAGAAGAGCGGATGGGCCTTGAGAGGAGGATAGAAGGTGTACAGCACGGTGCTCGAGCCTGAGAGGATGGCGAGGGTGGCGAGAATCGTTCCCACGAGCGAGACGAGGAACGAGATCCAGCCCCAGGTCGTCGTGTCGACGCGCTTGAGGGCGGCGCCGAGGGAGAAGTATCCGAGCGCCATGATGAAGAACGTCGTGAAGACGAGCGCCATCAGGACCCCATGGGCCGTCACCGAGACGTAGTAGATCTTCGTTGACCGGATAGCGAGCTCGGCGTCCGCCCGTGCCAGCGCCTGCATTACGGCCATGATCGCGGCAAGCCCAAAGGCCACGACCGCCACCCAGAAGTTCGCCATGACGAGCCTCCGCCCCTCAATCATGGCGTGCTCTCCACCACGAGCTTGGCCTGCATGAGGTGATGCGAGAGACCGCAGTACTCGTTACAGACGATCAGGTATTCGCCCGGCTCGGGAAAGGTCGTGACGACCTCGCTGACGTATCCGGGCGCGACCACGACGTTCGCGTTCGTTCCCACGATCTGAAACCCGTGGAGAACGTCGGGGCTCGTCACCCGAAAACGGATGGGGCGGCCTGCGGGAACGCGAATCGTTTCCGGAGCGAAACGATAGAGCTCGGCGAGAACGACGACCGTGATCCCGTGCTCGTCCTCGATCACTCCGGGACGGGAGAACTCAGACTCGGTCCTCACGACTGCCGGATCGATGGTCTCGATGTGGCTCGGCGGATGGACGGCGGAGACGGTCGCCGAGACGACGATGGCCAGGACGAACGCCACCAGCAAGAAGGTCGCCGTCCACATCCAAATCCGTTCGTATAGTTCGACCTTCATTTCCCAGTGGCGAAAGACGTCGAGGCGCTCTCAGCCTCTCGGAAGGAACTCTCCGTAGTACAGCAGGAGCCAGCCCAGGGCGAACAGAAGCGCGTAGACGAGAAGGATGGCGAGTGTTCCCCTCGGGTGCCCCAGCGAGTTCGGATCGAAGCGTTCCATTGCCCGTCAGATAGAGTCTGGTGTCAGTGAATCCGAAGTTGGCGGATTATACATGACCGCCCAGGCCGGGAGTCAATTTGACGGCCTACTCCCGCGAAGGCAAGATTGCCGAGAGCACCAGAGCGCGCCCGGAGTCCGCTACTCCTCGTTCGATAGGACTTCCCATTCGGGTCGTCTGGCGATGTTGCGGAGGAGGAGCGGCAAAGCCCCTCGTTCACTCGGAGTTCAACGAAACAGACCCCGCCTTCGCGCCCGACGGCCGCTTCTTTGCAGACGCATCCGACGAATCCGGCCGGTACGAGATCTACGTTCGACCGTTCCCGATGGATACGTAGCGTCAACGAGTGGGGTCGATAATCGGCAGGCCTTGGAAGCGCGTGAAGTCGCGATCGGTCGTGCAGATGCTCGCGCCGTTCTCGATAGCGAGGGCTGCCAAGACCGCATCGGTGACCAGCGGACCGGTGACCTGCGCGTCCACCAGCAACTCGCCAAGAACCTCCCAGTGACGCTCGCCGGCCGACACCAGCCTAACGGAAGGCGCTTCGAGCCAGCTCGCCACTATGGCGACCGCCTCCTGCATCGTAAGCGGCTTTTCGAAAGCTCTTCGATTCGTGCTGATGCGAAGAAAGGCCCATACCGTCAGCCAGGGCAAGCCTACGGGGGAAGGTGAATCGAACGCAGCCTCGACCCACTGTCGACAAGCCTCGTGGTGCTTCGAGCTAGGGTTGTGCGCATACAGAAGAACGCTAGCGTCGACGAGAATCAACGGTGGGACGGACCTTCGATTTGCTCCAGAAGATCGCCGATGTTGTCGAGGCTCAGCCCGGGGCGCAAACTTCCCATGTCGCGCACATGAACGCGGAACGGGCCCTTCGGGCTGCCGCGCTTCTTGGCGAAGAGACCTCTCCGAAGGTACTCGTTGACGATTTGCCTGAAAGGCTTGCCGGTCCGCTTGGTTTCGGCCTTGAGCTTCGCTGCCACATCGTCGTCTAGAGTCAGAGTTGTTCTCACCTCTCTGATGTTAATAGAAAGACATCATGATGTCAACATATTGATGTTAGCGATGCACAGGAACCGATTAGAGGGCGGTCAGGGAAGCGCTTTGTTGCCAAAGAGCCGTCTCATCGTCCGTAGTGGCCACTCGTAACGATTGCTTGTTCCTATTGGAAAGACTAGATTTCGCTGATGCCATTCACCCGCAGGGTCCGAATCGGACCGTTCGAGATCGTCTCTCCCATCGGCAAGGGTGGAACGGGTGAGGTCTACCGGGCCCGCGATACCACCGTCGCGCTCCGCCGTTTCGCTGGCTTGACCCAAAAGGAGCTCGCCGAAGCGCTGGGCATCAGTGTCCATACGCTCTCCAACTGGGAGCAGGGTCGTCGCTCTCCCGACGGTCCGGCTCTTGCGCTCCTAGGTATCGCCGCTCGTCATCCGCGTGTGCTGCGCGAGAATCTGGCGGCGTCAGCCTAGTCAGTCAATCAGAGGCAAGTCATGTCTGGCACCGAGACCGGAAAGCTGCCATCGGGGCTCGTTGCTTTCGTCAAGCGCGATTGTCCGACGTGTGAGCTCGTCGTTCCCGTCCTAAATCAAATCGCTTCCCGCGAAACCCTGACCGTGTTCACCCAGGACGACCCGGAGTTCCCGCCGGGGGTCGAGCGCCGCGACGATACGTCCCTCGAGGCATCGTGGCGGAACGGAATCGAAACGGTGCCGACGCTCTTGCGCGTAGAGGAAGGCGTCGAGCGAGAACGCGCCATCGGCTGGCATCGCGG
This genomic interval from Vicinamibacteria bacterium contains the following:
- a CDS encoding DUF2191 domain-containing protein; the protein is MRTTLTLDDDVAAKLKAETKRTGKPFRQIVNEYLRRGLFAKKRGSPKGPFRVHVRDMGSLRPGLSLDNIGDLLEQIEGPSHR
- a CDS encoding cytochrome bc complex cytochrome b subunit, with protein sequence MNAVVTWLRDRIPVDLDSFRELTNEPVPHHLKRWWFCIGGTPAYLFVVQVVTGILLAIYYESSTQTAYESVRYITEEAAFGWYLRGLHKWGATLMIAAVILHQMRVYFTGAYLKPREPNWMVGMALLMSTLMLGFTGYSLVYEQLSFWGATVAANLTGSVPVVGSVLRELLLGAETYGRQTLPRFFILHAAVLPVLLILLLGVHIALIRLQGVTEFRFESEKDVPQKPFNFWPDHAYTEILIGLILMILLSTLATALPVTMGPKANPLVTPEVIKPEWFFYVAFRWLKLFSGTFAILSTGFIVFVMFAWPFIDAWIRKKTRFTEASVWIGIFAVLSIIGLTVWEALVEH
- a CDS encoding cupredoxin domain-containing protein, producing MWTATFLLVAFVLAIVVSATVSAVHPPSHIETIDPAVVRTESEFSRPGVIEDEHGITVVVLAELYRFAPETIRVPAGRPIRFRVTSPDVLHGFQIVGTNANVVVAPGYVSEVVTTFPEPGEYLIVCNEYCGLSHHLMQAKLVVESTP
- a CDS encoding cbb3-type cytochrome c oxidase subunit I, which encodes MIEGRRLVMANFWVAVVAFGLAAIMAVMQALARADAELAIRSTKIYYVSVTAHGVLMALVFTTFFIMALGYFSLGAALKRVDTTTWGWISFLVSLVGTILATLAILSGSSTVLYTFYPPLKAHPLFYVGATLLVVGSWIWCWVMIRTYLVWRSKNRDEAVPLAVHGMVVTVVIWILATAGLAVEVVGMLLPWSFGLVDKVDPIVARTFFWWFGHPLTYFWLVPAYVVWYTIIPEAIGGRLFSDRLTRVVFILFVLFSTPVGFHHQFSDPGITSGWKLLHTVTTYAILFPSFVTAFSVIASFEVAGRLKGATGLFDWIAVLPWKDPFFASVALAMVTFAIGGFGGAINAAYAMNTMVKNTSWIQGHFHLTVGTAVALTFMGFSYWMLPRLTGYPVRLRALALAQPYTWFVGMMLFSITSHITGIMGMPRRVYSAAFGGSEVAASWASLTVVSAIGGVVLFVSSALWLVVLIVSVLGEKRPERPAIEFARPLVPVSGSAGLWDRFGLWTAVAAVLILIAYAYPIAHLLALPRFASSAFQPF
- a CDS encoding ubiquinol-cytochrome c reductase iron-sulfur subunit; the encoded protein is MSEQERNDVESRRSTLKRLAGYLMGGGLVAAYGSLAAVAARFLYPARPAETGFLFVTDLASLGVGESLVYTTPNGATVNVTRKGAGVGIEDFLALSSVCPHLGCQVHWEPQNDRYFCPCHNGIFTPEGVGIGGPPGEAGQSLSQFPLKIENGLLFIEVPLADVARGPEGPDSLSSSGKA
- a CDS encoding type II toxin-antitoxin system VapC family toxin, whose protein sequence is MILVDASVLLYAHNPSSKHHEACRQWVEAAFDSPSPVGLPWLTVWAFLRISTNRRAFEKPLTMQEAVAIVASWLEAPSVRLVSAGERHWEVLGELLVDAQVTGPLVTDAVLAALAIENGASICTTDRDFTRFQGLPIIDPTR
- a CDS encoding helix-turn-helix domain-containing protein; amino-acid sequence: MPFTRRVRIGPFEIVSPIGKGGTGEVYRARDTTVALRRFAGLTQKELAEALGISVHTLSNWEQGRRSPDGPALALLGIAARHPRVLRENLAASA